From Zingiber officinale cultivar Zhangliang chromosome 5B, Zo_v1.1, whole genome shotgun sequence, the proteins below share one genomic window:
- the LOC121986499 gene encoding uncharacterized protein LOC121986499, with translation MGPGPSPSAAFLQGRPCPSPSLILKNVVGSSHGWLITVGKASVQLLNPITRVHINLPKFPTVDGRNLEAVEAVLSSDPSRGGDYFVAFVFDCPSMEEDFLFLINAEDKKWKMITIGDYDYDYDDIAFHKGKLYAVTRSKEHDEVMVAAYDLIMLNSTPTWAMVALPDFIWVFDVVSYFLCTSSNDLLLTRIMRKKSEHYINKWEVCKVKKVEDYINILDVFKVDTEKGVIIKMNNLGKYTLFLSAASSLCIDTSSLPDLRSNYIYILNDLCEIGYRDNLVYSMEDKTSTSVSLPPLSSRRRRWSALSSPKQLQRPVLVWFALSIALHADPM, from the coding sequence ATGGGCCCAGGGCCGTCGCCCAGTGCCGCCTTCCTCCAGGGCCGGCCCTGCCCAAGCCCTTCTCTCATCCTCAAGAATGTCGTCGGATCTTCCCATGGTTGGCTCATAACCGTCGGCAAGGCTAGTGTGCAGCTCCTGAACCCTATCACCCGCGTGCATATCAACCTTCCTAAGTTCCCCACCGTGGACGGCCGGAATTTGGAGGCCGTCGAGGCAGTGTTGTCCTCAGATCCCTCCAGAGGTGGAGATTACTTCGTCGCCTTTGTATTCGACTGCCCTTCTATGGAGGAAGACTTTTTGTTCCTTATTAATGCAGAAGATAAGAAGTGGAAGATGATAACTATAGGTGATTATGACTATGACTACGACGACATAGCCTTTCACAAGGGCAAGCTCTATGCGGTGACACGGTCTAAAGAACATGACGAAGTGATGGTAGCGGCGTATGATCTCATCATGCTGAATTCGACTCCGACATGGGCGATGGTAGCTCTGCCAGACTTCATTTGGGTTTTTGATGTCGTCTCATACTTTCTTTGCACGTCTTCCAATGATCTACTGCTCACACGGATCATGAGGAAAAAATCAGAACATTATATTAACAAATGGGAAGTTTGTAAAGTGAAAAAAGTAGAAGATTATATTAACATTTTGGATGTTTTTAAAGTGGATACGGAGAAAGGCGTCATCATTAAAATGAATAATTTGGGGAAGTATACTCTTTTTTTGAGCGCAGCTTCTTCTCTCTGCATAGATACTTCTTCATTGCCGGATTTGAGGTCCAACTACATTTATATCTTGAATGATTTGTGTGAGATTGGCTACCGTGATAACTTGGTTTACAGCATGGAGGACAAAACCTCCACCTCCGTGAGTTTGCCTCCGTTATCATCTCGAAGGCGACGATGGTCAGCATTATCATCTCCAAAGCAGCTGCAACGGCCGGTCCTAGTTTGGTTTGCACTCAGTATTGCATTGCATGCTGATCCAATGTAA